The following are from one region of the Entelurus aequoreus isolate RoL-2023_Sb linkage group LG17, RoL_Eaeq_v1.1, whole genome shotgun sequence genome:
- the LOC133631827 gene encoding involucrin-like isoform X2, whose protein sequence is MEQEPQPPHIKKEEEELQLPQIKAEEEPQHCHINKEYGPQLSHFKKEKEEELQPPQIKAEEEPQHCHIKREYGPQLSHFKKEKEEELTPEFKREDDKHQIKEEEESPAPQIKVEEAKPEPPCNKEKGLTKKRMSHSPCTLKRKRRSHKGGSKKKGEAELPADGDHHLLAPLSV, encoded by the coding sequence ATGGAGCAGGAGCCACAGCCaccccacattaaaaaggaagaggaggagctacaGCTCCCTCAAATTAAAGCAGAAGAGGAGCCGCAGCACTGCCATATCAATAAAGAGTATGGGCCACAACTCTCTCACtttaaaaaggaaaaagaggAGGAACTACAGCCCCCTCAAATTAAAGCAGAAGAGGAGCCGCAGCACTGCCATATCAAAAGGGAATACGGGCCACAACTCTCTCACtttaaaaaggaaaaagaggAGGAACTCACCCCAGAATTTAAAAGGGAAGACGACAAGCACCAAATTAAAGAAGAGGAGGAGTCACCGGCCCCTCAGATCAAAGTAGAAGAGGCGAAACCAGAGCCACCTTGCAATAAAGAGAAAGGGTTAACAAAGAAGAGGATGAGCCACAGCCCCTGCAcactaaagaggaagaggaggagccacaaaggcggaagtaagaAGAAGGGAGAGGCGGAGCTtccagctgatggagaccaccATCTCTTAGCTCCACTCTCAG
- the LOC133631827 gene encoding zinc finger protein OZF-like isoform X1, translating to MEQEPQPPHIKKEEEELQLPQIKAEEEPQHCHINKEYGPQLSHFKKEKEEELQPPQIKAEEEPQHCHIKREYGPQLSHFKKEKEEELTPEFKREDDKHQIKEEEESPAPQIKVEEAKPEPPCNKEKGLTKKRMSHSPCTLKRKRRSHKGGSKKKGEAELPADGDHHLLAPLSGSEDTTYDDDDDCKYKTCSYCHKPFNKPSHLKIHLRTHTGEKPFVCSICSKGFSQKGNLTTHSKIHTGEKPYICSVCGKGFVQSSVLKAHMKIHTGDQPFSCSVCSKRFSQKAGLVKHTSVHSEEKNFTCSVCGKGYVQKCDLKKHVKTHTGDKPFKCLVCAKGFVQKGDLKLHMRTHTGDKPFACFVCGKRFSQKGNLMAHARMHTGEKPFTCSFCGRGFAQNCDLKVHTRIHTGEKVLSCSVCDETFSI from the coding sequence ATGGAGCAGGAGCCACAGCCaccccacattaaaaaggaagaggaggagctacaGCTCCCTCAAATTAAAGCAGAAGAGGAGCCGCAGCACTGCCATATCAATAAAGAGTATGGGCCACAACTCTCTCACtttaaaaaggaaaaagaggAGGAACTACAGCCCCCTCAAATTAAAGCAGAAGAGGAGCCGCAGCACTGCCATATCAAAAGGGAATACGGGCCACAACTCTCTCACtttaaaaaggaaaaagaggAGGAACTCACCCCAGAATTTAAAAGGGAAGACGACAAGCACCAAATTAAAGAAGAGGAGGAGTCACCGGCCCCTCAGATCAAAGTAGAAGAGGCGAAACCAGAGCCACCTTGCAATAAAGAGAAAGGGTTAACAAAGAAGAGGATGAGCCACAGCCCCTGCAcactaaagaggaagaggaggagccacaaaggcggaagtaagaAGAAGGGAGAGGCGGAGCTtccagctgatggagaccaccATCTCTTAGCTCCACTCTCAGGTAGTGAGGACACCacctatgatgatgatgatgactgtaaatataaaacatgttcttACTGTCATAAACCTTTCAATAAGCCCAGTCATCTCAAAATACACctgagaacgcacactggagagaaacccttCGTCTGCTCCATTTGCAGCAAAGGTTTCTCCCAAAAAGGAAACTTGACAACCCACAGCAAAATACACACCGGTGAGAAACCCTACAtctgttcagtctgtggtaaaggtttcgtCCAAAGCAGCGTTTTGAAAGCGCACATGAAAATACACACCGGAGACCAACCGTTCTCGTGCTCGGTGTGTAGTAAGAGGTTCTCCCAGAAAGCAGGTCTGGTCAAACACACCAGTGTTCACAGCGAGGAAAAAAACTTTACATGTTCGGTCTGTGGTAAAGGCTACGTCCAAAAGTGTGACTTGAAAAAACACGTGAAAACGCACACCGGGGACAAACCTTTCAAATGCCTCGTCTGCgctaaaggttttgtacaaaaaggCGATCTGAAATTACACATGAGGACGCACACGGGAGACAAACCCTTCGCCTGCTTCGTTTGCGGCAAAAGGTTCTCCCAGAAAGGAAATTTGATGGCGCACGCCAGAATGCACACCGGGGAAAAACCATTCACGTGTTCATTCTGCGGCAGAGGTTTTGCACAAAACTGCGATTTGAAAGTGCACACCAGAATACACACCGGTGAGAAAGTGCTGAGTTGCAGCGTGTGTGACGAAACGTTCTCCA